The DNA window CATGGGGTTGGTGTGCACCTTTTATTAGTATTTCATTTCCATTTACTTTTGAGTCCACatgaattaaattttattttgtttttatttaaatacctaattttattttattttccattttttaaaccattttttctttaacaaaaaaacaattaaagttTATTAAAAGAGTTTAATCTGTTATTAGTATTGGTGAAACAAGATTCAACATAAAATTAGCAAGTCATGTAAGTCACACcatcaaatatgtttttttttaaacaaatttgtaatgccatttcaaaaaacaaaatttaatgaaATATTGAACTTAGAATATTTTGATGTTGCACAAGTTTATTGAAAGATTTACTTTtcttaaataaaatctaatttatCACTATGAAGATGTTTggcaaaaattaaatttaatatacatTTCAGGAGAAAAAATagcttaaatatttattaaaatattaaaaataagcgTAATGCTAACGAGTATTTTagagtattttttaaaaatacatagtaaagaaaatattatcttaaaaattaattatttagatttttaatatattaaatatacaCATTTTTAAAAGCTTTACCACTTAAAACTAAGTATTCATGAAACACCCATTAgtatttctttaaaaataatttgaatgaGAGAATGGGTATTGGGTAGTAAAACTTTAAAGATAAACCAAAGATAAGCATATATTAGTTTTACTATTTTTGATCAAACATAAGAAGGGATATATACTAGAGTTTCTcaaattttgttttagaatgtggTCACTTTTATTGGACACATTCCATGAATCTTATAGATCTGTCAAAGTGATAAAACGCATAGCAACTTTGTTGCAGATTTAATGCATGATTGAAATATTTAGTTGGATAGCTCATTCAAGGAGTGCTATATCAACTGCTTTTTAACATACTCTTTTCCCCTCAAATGTGgagaatttatatatatttataatttttatgaaGAGGCAAATGTTTAGGATTTTTATCTCATTAATTGTCGTTAGTTAATCATACAAAATAACGATACCTCATTTAGAATATTTATCCTTTCAATTGTACACACTTCAAAGTTAGAATATAtagtttgaaaatttctttacccacctccctataagggtcacctccagcgaaaaccccactttacccctgcttcggaaatgcattttcgaagtattttttttttaaaatttttttcagacttcggaagtgcatctcggtgttttcggagatgcacttccgaaaacaccttttttcagattttggggggtttcggaaatgaacttccgaattatgcagaaactgtgtttttttttatgtttttggaaacaaTCTCGTattttaattaaaggaagacggcaaataaaataagcgacatataaacagaaaatactaatatgataaaaatagtaatatatacaagccgatccaaatccaaataataatagtgtgcgaaagatacaatccgaaaacaaaaaaaaataaacccgaccactactgggtatgcctaaccctctctccttgGGACCTCATCTGctgcctgtatgccgccgcacggcccgcatcagtgacgatcatctccatcacggcgactgcctctggaccgccctgatgaagaacacctcgatccaacgcgtcctgcccaagcatctctatccgatggcagatcggcatgagatcaatggcgtggtcatcctcggcctgctggttctccaagatctcctcgtgtgctggcctaggagcgtcgggagcgtcgggtgtcagcagaggatgtgacacccgatagaaccatgtgacgtatccctccacactgtgccagtcctgggtgacccgaatgcgacgatactcctccggtaccacatgatgctcccaatcctcaaatatggcagtgagctgcactcgggtcactgtgtcgggagcagcctcaaaaggtgacctgggtatcatctgcacaaatccgaactgtcgcatgcaccgctcagggagataccgaacCATGGTGcgggtcccgcatgccaaccagccagaatataaagatatgccgtcaaaggggacaatatgagtgtagtcgctgaatggcctccaagtgacgtcatcatgcatcgtgcggtccaggtacccacggtatggtcccactgcattgttccccctttggagaacgtatctggcggccctaggCATGGCATCATCGTACTCAGGAtcaatgtggaagccgtggatgcgggagaagtaagagatgatccagctctgaaacacaaacacgataatgtattaaaaataaatacgaaacataaataaatacgaaacaattaaaatgaaacgtactgtaagtagtgtgcaggatccggtcaactgcctcgtcctccagttggaggcctcattcagcttctggtataggtatgccagagtagctgccccccagttccactggtgaacggtggtcaagtccatgaagtagcggaggtaggtcacgtcgacgtacctcacactcttgtccacaaagatcgcagcgcctaccacatgcatgtaccagcaccggagagcgcagccacggtgataatgtgtaaataggtcgtcacccgcatcctcggcttcggccgccgccaccaggtggtgctcgaaataagtgctcagtatggtgaaccggatatgaggcccagatgtcgtgatgcactcatagtcagcaacttcgggctccatacctaaatagagcgccatccactcactggcttcgatcctctggatccgggagtggtgcaacagcgccccctgatcggcaggtggagaagacactgcacatcatgcaaggtgatcgtcatctccccaaccggtaagtggaaagaagacgtctccttgtgccaccgctccacaaaggccccctgcatgccgtggctgatggtggtataccccgtcatgcagagcccactaagccttgaagctctcaccgcgtcgttaaaccactcggcagttggtttaaacagactgaaaaccttccaggcgtggttcaccattttcaacggctctctctcctgttacaaaaaaaacaaataaaaaagtatgttaaatagaccgttaagaaaatattgaataaacgtctaaattataaacggttaaataatgtagtcgggcaaattataaaaaatacctctccctcccagatacgccgagcgacgtgctcgcggtaggtaagcagcacggaagtgtcactgggccctcccgggtagccctcctcctgctcatcctcctccctgagtggagggtcaacatctggtacctcctccgcctcgtggtatggcactgccacctcctcctcctcctcctcctcctcctctcgctggcgggaagaagatacccgagccagacgactcctcgatccagatgtagaggtaccctcgtccatctccacgggaactcgcacacgtcgtcccggGCCCTGCCCCCGTCgatgtgtcgacgccagctgcgccgccgcccgttcgcgtctagccgacgcagtctgggtctctctaccctgtctgatgcgtgcttggttgcctgacacgttcctgaaaacaattgaaatcgattaatatgcgagacaacataaagaactaaaaaaattgcacttctgatacaattcggaagttcatttccgaaactgggaatggaggtgttttcggaaatgaacttccgaaacacccatgcgaggaagttttctgcaacttccatggcagaccccaaaaacaaacttcaaaactatgtttaatcattctaaacaacctaaatatcaataccaacctaacctaatacattttttgctatttgtaaacaccctaatatgaattttaatcatagatctaaaactcgaaatgcttaccgattgaagagattggagggcttttgaatgtagtatagcaaggttattggagcctttgatgtagccttggaagtgtttgcacaaaatttctctagggttatgtttgatgttgaattagggtaaatgaatgggggagggggtctgttttgcttaatctgcaaaacgcgcaatatttcggaaatgaacttccgaaatggtgttttcggaaatgcattttcgaaataagtcaaattttgaaaaaaaaaaggcgctttcggagatgcatctccgaaaacacctttttcttgtatttcggaaatgcatttccgaagtcagaagtatatgtggtttttcaccagaggtgacctagaaggttgggaggtgggcaaaGAATTTTCCTATAGTTTAACATGGTTCACATCACATGATATATCAATATTGTTGAATTTAAATATTTGGTTAAGtctgattaaataaattaaaaattgaattaataaaaaatataattcatattttaaataatttttaaattttaagtgtGAATGTGTCTTTTATTTTATCCTTTTGTGGTTCttaaacattttatttaattttattcaaattaaagacTTTAATAGGAGTATATTTTCACTATCCAATCTTTCACGAGTAGACCAATCTTTAAAGATTTTAAACATTTTACTATAATTAACTattcaaaaatttattatttatttattttgtgtaaTAATTGCATTTACCGATTCTACCAGGCTAAGTATAACATAAATTGACTATTTTAACAAACATAACAATAACTCATCCTAATGGCACTATCTAATCTTTCTATATGGCTCATCATAATAGAATGATcatattagaatatttttatgGCGACGAGTACAACATTATATTCCAGAGCTCATGGAGTTGAGCTTAATATTTAGGTAATTTTTTATTGCATCCTTGTATATATtctagtgttttaaaaatcggtcCGGACATTAAACCGGTGAGGGTATTGGATCACtgatttattggtcgaaccactgggtcactggtcgaaccgcatgattaaaccggattaaaccggataactcggttgaatagaccggtcgttataacaaaattatatagataTAAAATCTGTCGAACGGGATGATTAagtccctacaaaatataactagtacttaaatttttttgaaaacatcatattataaaaaaattcacaagtttataatttaaattgaaattttacacataggtatcacacacaatcaaatagtatataattataaaatataaacaaaagtttaatcgcaacataatttaattgaataatttataacaaaataattttattgtctactaaattcaatttcaataaaagaaaaattgtttcaatgttgggatctccttcttcgATATCAAAATTATCtataacaaaatcaaccgcatctacaaccattttttttattttattttttattttaatttttaattaaaatagtcaaaatgacattgttttaattttttaaaataaaaaaattaaaaaaattaaaaaatgcatttaaacaaCCGGTTCACAAAAACCGTCGGTTTTCTCGGTTTTAGCGGTTTATACCGGTTTTGatcggttcacaccggttcaatgacattcccgatccagctattgaaccagaccggttacctggccggttcccggttcgaccggccggtccggtccggtttttaaaacactgatataTTCTCTCAGTTTCGgtgtgaaatgtctaaaatacatttgttttcggagatacatctctggacgcattaaatatcatattttttataataaaattcagAGTTACATTTTCGGAGTCTTTTTAAAGGTGTGTTTGAAGATATATCTTCGAACATAACATGATTCTAGAAATCAAAAACATGAAAACATAAAtgggaaaaataaaaaacaaatcctCACAAACATCAACGTTGTATTAAATACAAACATTCATTATATAGATAGTTACAAAAATAAATTCAACATTACATAACCATTTCATCGGAACGTTGTAACATAATGATTATATAATCGACAAATCTTTGAATCTTCGCATCCACTTCATGTCTACCGAAgttaacgtttttttttttttaaatttaacggAAATAACCAATTAGACTAACGAAAGTGTTTTTAAGGACTAACATGTAACATTTTTTAGATAAAGTACTaaagtaaaatattaaattaagttaaagAAGGACTTTGTGACTAATTATGCCTTATTTTTATGTTAAGAAAATAGTTTATTTATTCGTGTTCGAGAGGAAGGTGGTGGTGGAGAAGATGAAAATCAGGAGAGGTGAGGTAAGGGTCTCCAATAAAAAACAACATGTTTGGCCTACTAAATCGTACAATTAAGAAAAAGAAGAGGATGGTGGATGAGACCAAAATTATTGAGGGGATGGCCATTTCTATGGTAAAGTCTGCCCCTTCCGATGAAAACAGACATTTCCTAAAGGAAAAAAAGATCAAGTTTTACCTGGAGAAGGTCCATATTAACTTGGAGGTAAATGTTTCTATGGACCTGGAGAAGGGAGTTTAGACAACTCTCAGGCAGACCCTTATCAAGGACTGTTGTATTCGACGTCTTCTCGTATTCAAGAGGTATCCTTCCTTTGGGATAATGGTGTCAGTGACATCAACTCTATATACGTCCATCTCGACATACCAAATGATACGTAGAAGGAGAGCGAGGGAAAATATAAAGGCTTTGAAAGAAGAAAGTCGAGGCTAATGCTGCTATCGTGGGAGCATTACAAGTTGATTTGAGGAGTCTCGTGGGGAAAATGTTCTTACATATGACCAGACGTTCGAGaagtgttggagcggtaaagcggcaagcaacaaaagttttggaaatatttatctgggaaattatcgtgtccacagagattagtgctattgaATCGCCGTTCGACAGATTCTTAgctcttgagtttgggttaaaatgaGTTTAGACGGTAAAAACTGAAAAGTAACTataaacataaaaagaattcattctcgATAGATtatagcttatctggtttgaatctaaaataCTCCTCACAAaattagatttatcactccgtcgTACTCAATCTaaaatactcatcagaatcaccacatatccctcacatcaatgtccatgtctgcaacaccgagagagttcaactatattgctctttcgacgatgtctcaaccgatcgaacaacacagaagcattaaactcagatattaagtGAATGTTAACCCCAAtgctatgtctagaatcaaaagctaacagatatccccctaatcaagatttgtgatgtctatttctacaacaacacaaatccaaaacatttaagcaaaaagatcaaggaaacaccgattaagatttgtaaagcaaactttatacaactagtagaaagagtaacaaacatccatgggtttagagtatttacatacaaactcaccaaaatagaaatacaaagagaagagaagaggaagaaaaccaaatctttcgcggtgtcaatcacgagcaaagaagcttcgactccggatcatccgattgcaagctccaatggtgtttccaagctaaatctacccaaaaatgacctagcatgagttggggttcaaaaatacccaaaacataacctaaaaaatctgattttcgcctatttatgaaattttggatctggtacagcgcgTGTCGCGCCCAACCAGCTGAATTgaaaaacagcttttagtaaaaatggcgcAACTTGAGAAccataactccgatttgcgcccggttcgaagcgttggaaagcttattcaatttcctatctaacaatgacaacatatcaaccaaattggtggtttattattctttggttttgagctttattcgttgaCGAGTTGGTTTCGATGCTCAAAGACGCGCGTTTGAAGCTgtgtcttcgacacgttattgctcatgctccaaatacgcctcaattcctacaaaatgaatagaaaactatcaaaaagtataaaagtatatgaaaatatatctattcacaaagtatacgtatttatacacaaaacggggtattattcaaacggtattaacaaaaagtatcgataagtgccactatttacaaacacaaaataactacattttggcacttaacaactctccccaatttgaatttgtttgtcctcaaacaaggccaaacacttaaagaatcaaaagtaaaaatccaaagaataaagaatcaacaagatttggaaaaatgaaacaattgtacggtttaaacaaaaacgcacaaacaaagtaaacacttaccacaatcctacaacgaacatgaaaaagaaacgaatcctaagtacaaaaatcatacaaaactttctaaaacaaaacaagctcaatcacgaatcacacctagcaaaaactcatcggtagatgaaaaacaccgaaaggtgaggactttgacacacacccgacaaacttgcaaacaaaagacaaaattatgcatttatccaaaaatagtatcgagaatgcaacggcacgaatcacaagggctttaaaggttgtaatgtggctcgttTAACAAACAAATGATAAGTCCTAAAgataatcgaaacaaaaacttgcctaaacctaatggagtaattacttccacaaagtttcaaacaaaggaatttcaatcaaactctcttcttcatcacaagtttcacaccaaacacaaaacttattaacacaaatcttattccaaactctttttgttattttctttttcaaactttttctctttttttctttctttttcttttctttctttttcacattttttcttttcttttcacaacctcataatcaatcaaccaaaaagtaagtaaacattctctccccaacttgaattcaaccatattatcaaagtgtgaatactccttactttctaaggcaaggtaaaaattcaaaccaaaaatcataggtgaaggtcaagaaaacaaacaatcaaacatccatacacaaatgaaaaccaaacgctcatagacaagcattaagcaaaaacaatatggatattgacaaaaaggctcaaaagggatactaatgatcacacactcacaaggtgaattgaatatttggctatggtagttgtgctcaaaatcaaacaagtgccttgatcactttcgtgcattcacaaaaacaatacaaacgaaagattaagcataataatatccagttaaaacaagaattgacggtctctcgcatatatatacaatggaaagccacctcacatttatggtaaaaaggggaaactaattgtgattcaagtcatgagcaagttatgcaaaaagaacgagtaatatgaaaattgtacaaatgaaaagtctcataaacatgctatgctatagaatgcgataaacgagtaccttgcgacgtacaaatttgaacaatcattaccgcacaaccggcatgttgaatctatcacaatCAGAGAATTATCAAATCCTActtcaagtaatcgggccaaaatttgagtctaaacaacaacaaaagaattaaaaaaactataaaatactatactataaagccttggtgtaagtgggaaaaaggctatccaagtgaaccattaaaaagaattcacaGGCCAAAAGTTACagggcgcgcgacgcgccctcaagaccgcgcgacgcgccctatgttCTGCCAAACCAAGCTTTTCAGCTCCCAGGCCGCGCGACGCACCCTCTTTGTGCGCGACGCGCGTTACACCAGAAAAGCAAAAACCAGTCCAGAAGACTGCACAAGTGGTGtagcctccacttaacacctacacatctCATTTTACACAACTAATAGAATTTACAAAATTCAAAattgttggggtgcctcccaacaagcgcttgttttacgtcgtaagcttgACGCCTTTATTGTGCACGGATAGTAGCTTCCTCCACgacacgccaatgctttcgccccAACGcgaacctaaagaaagtgtcctaaccacacACGAACAAACATTACGAAACAAGAGAATATACAACAATACGTAAACAACACATATTAACAAACACGTAACGATAAGTAAAAACACGACTTTTACAAAAGTTTGGTGAAattaactaaacaagttgaaaagtgaagatttgaaattaaagaactattcgagttcaacttgtttaataagTCCACCAAACAAAATTAGAACATGTATCTATACAATCCACTATACAAAAGAAATATCCGTTGCAATTCCAATTTTAAATTCAAGTTGTTTCCACACCTACAATCACTTAAACTAAACTTTCCTCATTAATTTTGGAGCAAGTCCCACCAAATTAACATGATCAAAttttatatcatatttatttttatcacaGAAATAGAATTTCCTCAAAATTGTTACTTGAGTAAACCAGAAACAGAATTTCCTCAAAATTGTTAGTTGAGTATACTAGAGTTTTAtttatagaaataaaatatgCTTTATCCTCCAACTTATGAACTTATGACCCAACTCAAATTTTAATGTCCTCACGTGGATAATTGTTCAAAACTAATTGTTTTTTACTTTGAACCTAAAATCTTTCTTCCCATTTTAgtgaaaaaaagacaaaatatcttttttttctttaagttAACTTTGGggtttattttgtttccttaattTCAAAAGTgttatattggtcccttaactcttcaaaagatgttattttagtctttttgtcatattagcgactgatttagcGATCTAAGTTTTTCCGTCGTGATAAAAAGAACTaaaatgacatcttttgaagagttaagagaCCAATATGATACTTTTTAAAGTTAAAGGACCAAAGTGTATCCATGTTAAGATAAAAAAGagtattttgaagaaaaaaaaatgaaaaagtagaaAATGCATTTAAGTCTGAGAATGAGTTTGAGCAacatcaaaaactcatttatatcataTGTTACAAAATTTTGGCTCACTTGTACCAAAAAAGTATTTTGGTTCATTACAGAGTAtcgaaaaaaatattattaaacaatttttttaatatatttaacgtTAAGTGATTattcttataaataaaattagagaGAACAAAATTTCCCTAACCTTAACCTTGTTAGTTGTCTTGTCAGTAGACATGGCAATAAAATTCAGACCCATTGGTAtccacccgaacccgccccgaagttgacggaGAAAATTCGTTTTGATTGAGTTAGggttcgaatttgagttttcccGATTAGAAAATATGAGGATGGGCCGGGTAATGGGTACATTAGTACCCACCCCTAACCCGCCCtgtttatttcaatatgtacattattatttatatttcataatttatattattaaatatgtggctaatgttttaataatttgatttgtatttactattttaaatatttgaaatatatgtatgaaattttttgagattgctTTATTTTgctatttataatgtaatttgatttttgaaaaaataaatatttttattaaaaaatttgattttacgAAATATATAGTGGCGAGACGGGGATATCCGAACCCGTTAAAGAcaggtttgggttttaattccccatccccgtttgggtttggggcgaGTAACGGGAATTGATTGGGGATTTGAGTTTGGAtttgggggaggtaaaaaccgtccccgacccgcgCCGTTGCCATGCCTACTTGTTAGTTGTCACTGCTATTCATTGAATTGAATTACAGCCAACAAAGATGTTGTCTTTTCAGAATCCCAATAGCTATAAGAATTGTTTGACTAGAATCATCTGTATTAAATGCtaataaaaaaactatatatttttttattaaaagattaCATCCTCACTTCCAAATTATTAAAAGGATGAAGGATAACTTTATCAAATTATcttaattaatcagaataaattaagagtatttataAGAGgtacaattaaaaaattaaatataaagttATTATATTGATAATCTAAAGTGACCAGTATTTTGAGACAATACTTCATATATCAATATTTAACTCAAACTTATAATTATGTGTGATTTTTAGTTGTTATTGTTGTCTCcgaataaaaagaaaatagataaaaaaaataaaatacacaaGCTCAAAATATAAATAACTTTTTCTTCATACACCATTATTTAACTCAGACTCAAAATATAAATACCTTTTCCTTCAACCCTTCATACACCATTATTTAACACAAATTcaaaatatgaaagaaaaatatataaaacttacaaaaactaaaatatatCCCATTACAGAGTTATTACACACAAACACCTAAAATTCATGAATATAGATGAAGGGTGAAAttgaaggagaaaaagaaaagcaTGATGAATTAAAGAGAAATGAAACCTTCTCCTACAAGGAATCCAAACATGAGAACAAGAAGTCCCATTGTGATGCTTTGAGTTGGTGATATGAAGGTTTGTGAGTAAGCAAGTAGAGTAAAAGCTGCACCAATTAATCCAATCAAAAGTGCTTTTGTCTTCTGCCTCATTTTTTTACAGTATAGTAGCAGTTGTGTTCCTGTGAAAATGGAGAGGTGTGGAAATTAGTCCGAAGCGAGTGTTGGCAGTCGGCACTTGTGAGGTAACATCACAGTCTAAGAGTTGTAGTTTTTACGACAGCAGTATTATGTTGTGTTGTATCTGTTTCTGATCTGGTTTTTGGTAATTTTGGAGGCAGTCCGAGTTGTTTTGGTTTGAATAGTGTCTCTGTTGGAGTACTGGAAGGGGAAGGGTGGAGTATGTACTTTTAAGAGAACAACTCCTTGTATTTTCATCAGTAGCTTTGGTGTTATTTTTGTAATTTGTTTTGGTGTGTTTCTTATATGTTGTATTTTTAGCTTAGCAGCAACACTGCTTGTGATTGCAGTTGTTCAGTAATAAATCACCTTTGGCTTTgccaaaaaaaacaaattttagacTTCTAATCTCTTGCAATTTTGATTACATCTTATAACTCAGTACAgaaaattcaattaatttaacttttctctttctcttaaaTCAATTATACAAATGAgtagtttttaagtaattttcaaAGTAATAAAATTATATGATACACTTTGTAGTTTCCAGTTAATGTACTATGATGTCCGTTGATTTAACATGAAAAGAGGAAAACAAAAATAGT is part of the Vicia villosa cultivar HV-30 ecotype Madison, WI linkage group LG2, Vvil1.0, whole genome shotgun sequence genome and encodes:
- the LOC131647342 gene encoding uncharacterized protein LOC131647342 — encoded protein: MRQKTKALLIGLIGAAFTLLAYSQTFISPTQSITMGLLVLMFGFLVGEGFISL